A window of the Parvularcula bermudensis HTCC2503 genome harbors these coding sequences:
- the mltG gene encoding endolytic transglycosylase MltG: MRTRGRGGAVVGAIRVVLILAIVASVAALGVAIEFERRVTRPGPLEADQVLWIKRGDGVDNVTRSLTSLGALERPVLLKVAARLEKLTPALRAGEFVIPAGSSIRDIIAILKDGDPLLRFVTVPEGMTSRQAAAIIDAAPMLTGTVDPLPAEGSLLPETYSYQRGDDRNAVVARMQAAHDRLLSSLWPDRDPQLPLDTPEEAVILASIVEKETGVAAERPRVAAVFVNRLNRGMRLQSDPTIIYGLTQGEPLGRGLYRSEVQRETPYNTYVIDGLPPTPIANPGEASLRAVLNPLSTDDLYFVADGTGGHVFAKTLAEHSRNVREWRKIEAARRKAGQ, from the coding sequence ATGAGAACCCGTGGACGAGGGGGGGCGGTGGTCGGCGCCATCAGGGTCGTCTTGATCCTTGCCATTGTCGCGAGTGTCGCGGCCCTTGGGGTCGCGATCGAGTTCGAGCGGCGGGTTACGCGACCGGGGCCCCTGGAGGCCGATCAGGTGCTGTGGATCAAGCGCGGGGACGGGGTCGACAACGTCACCCGTTCCTTGACGTCCCTTGGAGCCCTTGAGCGTCCCGTTCTGCTGAAGGTGGCCGCGCGGCTTGAGAAGCTGACCCCCGCCTTGCGCGCCGGCGAGTTCGTGATTCCGGCCGGATCAAGTATTCGCGACATCATCGCCATCTTAAAGGACGGCGATCCGCTCTTGCGCTTTGTCACCGTGCCTGAAGGGATGACCTCTCGACAAGCCGCCGCAATCATCGACGCCGCGCCGATGCTCACCGGTACTGTCGATCCGCTCCCCGCCGAGGGCAGCTTGCTGCCAGAGACCTATTCCTATCAACGGGGGGATGACCGCAATGCGGTGGTGGCGCGCATGCAGGCCGCCCATGATCGACTGCTCTCGTCTTTATGGCCGGACCGAGATCCTCAGCTTCCCCTCGACACCCCGGAGGAAGCGGTGATTCTCGCCTCGATCGTGGAAAAGGAAACCGGGGTGGCGGCAGAGCGTCCCCGGGTGGCGGCGGTCTTCGTCAATCGCCTCAATCGCGGGATGCGGCTGCAATCGGATCCGACGATCATCTACGGGCTGACCCAGGGGGAGCCCCTGGGGCGAGGGCTTTATCGGTCGGAAGTCCAGCGGGAGACCCCTTACAACACCTATGTCATCGACGGCCTGCCGCCGACCCCGATCGCCAATCCAGGGGAGGCTTCATTGCGCGCTGTGCTCAATCCCCTCTCAACTGACGATCTTTATTTCGTGGCCGATGGCACAGGGGGGCACGTTTTTGCCAAAACCCTCGCCGAGCACAGCCGCAATGTGCGCGAATGGCGAAAGATCGAAGCCGCGCGCCGGAAGGCTGGCCAGTGA
- the fabF gene encoding beta-ketoacyl-ACP synthase II yields the protein MRRVVVTGMGLVTPLGCGTVDDPVKPVWKRLIEGQSGAGPITRFDASNLPVRIAAEVPLRKDHPDDPLAFAAEEWVEPKLIRRNEDFILYALAAADMAIRNAGLPLESDAEKNATGVMIGSGIGGLGGIADTTRLLDAKGPGRVSPFFIPSALINLSAGQVSIKYGLRGPNSSIVTACATGVHAIGDAARLVALGDADAMVAGGTEASICDIGVAGFVACKALSTGFNDRPTAASRPYDKDRDGFLMGEGAGIVVLEEYERAKARGATIYGEIAGYGLSGDAYHVTAPDPEGDGGYRAMKAALARAGLAPADIDYINAHGTSTPLGDEIELKAVERLWGDDARGLVMSSTKSATGHLLGAAGAVEAVFSLMALQEGICPPTINLDAPSVETKINLAANSAVEKPINAVLSNSFGFGGTNASLVITRV from the coding sequence CTGAGACGAGTTGTGGTCACGGGCATGGGGCTTGTCACACCCCTTGGGTGCGGCACGGTGGACGACCCGGTGAAACCGGTCTGGAAGCGGTTGATCGAAGGTCAATCAGGCGCCGGCCCCATCACCCGATTTGACGCCTCCAACCTGCCCGTACGGATTGCCGCAGAAGTCCCCCTTCGCAAAGATCATCCTGACGATCCGCTGGCCTTCGCCGCCGAAGAATGGGTGGAGCCCAAGCTGATTCGCCGTAACGAAGATTTCATCCTGTACGCGCTGGCCGCGGCGGATATGGCAATCCGAAACGCAGGGCTTCCCCTGGAAAGCGACGCGGAGAAGAACGCGACCGGCGTGATGATCGGCTCCGGCATTGGCGGGCTCGGGGGGATCGCCGATACAACGCGGCTGCTCGATGCCAAGGGGCCGGGCCGGGTCTCCCCGTTCTTTATTCCCTCAGCGCTCATCAATTTGTCGGCCGGCCAGGTCTCGATCAAATACGGCCTTCGGGGCCCGAATTCCTCGATCGTCACCGCCTGCGCCACGGGCGTGCATGCGATCGGCGATGCGGCCCGGCTTGTCGCCCTCGGCGACGCGGACGCCATGGTGGCTGGCGGGACGGAGGCGTCGATCTGCGATATCGGGGTCGCCGGTTTCGTCGCCTGCAAGGCATTGTCCACCGGGTTTAACGATCGTCCCACCGCCGCCAGTCGCCCCTATGACAAGGATCGCGACGGGTTTTTGATGGGCGAGGGGGCCGGCATTGTCGTGCTTGAAGAATATGAGCGGGCCAAAGCGCGCGGCGCCACGATCTATGGCGAAATCGCCGGCTATGGTCTGTCGGGGGACGCCTATCACGTCACGGCCCCTGACCCTGAGGGGGATGGGGGGTATCGCGCGATGAAGGCGGCGTTGGCGCGGGCCGGGCTCGCGCCGGCCGATATCGACTACATCAATGCCCATGGCACTTCGACCCCCCTCGGGGACGAGATCGAACTGAAGGCCGTGGAGCGGCTCTGGGGCGATGACGCAAGGGGGCTTGTGATGTCCTCGACGAAATCGGCCACCGGTCATCTGCTCGGCGCGGCGGGAGCGGTCGAGGCAGTGTTCAGCCTGATGGCGCTGCAAGAGGGGATCTGCCCGCCAACGATCAATCTCGACGCCCCCTCGGTGGAGACCAAGATCAACCTTGCGGCCAATAGTGCGGTCGAAAAGCCCATCAATGCCGTTCTTTCAAACAGCTTCGGCTTTGGCGGTACCAATGCCTCCCTTGTGATAACCCGCGTATGA
- a CDS encoding acyl carrier protein: MADIAERVKKITTEHLDVDASKVEPSASFIDDLGADSLDIVELVMAFEEEFGIEIPDDAAETIQTVGDAIKFIEEKNAG; the protein is encoded by the coding sequence ATGGCAGACATCGCCGAGCGCGTGAAAAAGATTACGACGGAACATCTCGATGTAGATGCGTCCAAGGTCGAACCAAGTGCCAGCTTCATCGACGATCTCGGCGCGGACAGCCTCGACATCGTCGAGCTGGTGATGGCGTTCGAAGAGGAGTTCGGGATCGAGATTCCCGACGATGCAGCCGAGACCATTCAGACGGTCGGCGACGCCATCAAGTTCATCGAAGAGAAGAATGCGGGCTGA
- the fabG gene encoding 3-oxoacyl-[acyl-carrier-protein] reductase yields MFDLTGKTALVTGATGGLGSAMATALHAAGAEVALSGTREERLKEVADKLGDRVHILPANLSDVDAVEKLPGRAQEAMGSLNILVANAGITRDNLFMRMSLEDFEKVIDINLKSYWILAKASIRGMMKARFGRIIGISSVVGATGNPGQTNYAASKAGMIGTTKSIAYEVATRGITANCIAPGFIETAMTDELTDDQKKATTDRIPMNRMGQPEDIAAACVYLSSDEAGYVTGQTLHVNGGMAMM; encoded by the coding sequence ATGTTCGATTTAACTGGCAAGACGGCCTTGGTAACCGGGGCGACGGGCGGCTTGGGCAGCGCGATGGCGACCGCCCTCCATGCGGCGGGCGCGGAAGTGGCGCTCTCCGGCACGCGTGAGGAACGTCTGAAGGAAGTTGCCGATAAATTGGGCGATCGGGTTCACATCCTGCCCGCCAATTTGTCCGATGTCGACGCCGTCGAAAAACTGCCCGGTCGGGCGCAGGAAGCCATGGGGAGCCTCAATATTCTTGTGGCAAATGCCGGCATTACTCGCGATAATCTCTTTATGCGGATGAGTCTTGAGGACTTTGAGAAGGTTATTGATATCAACCTCAAATCCTATTGGATTCTTGCAAAAGCCTCGATCCGGGGAATGATGAAAGCACGGTTCGGTCGGATCATCGGCATTTCTTCCGTAGTGGGAGCAACTGGCAATCCCGGTCAAACCAATTATGCGGCCTCCAAAGCCGGCATGATCGGCACCACCAAATCGATCGCCTATGAGGTGGCGACCCGCGGGATCACGGCCAATTGTATCGCACCTGGCTTTATCGAAACCGCGATGACCGATGAGCTGACGGACGATCAGAAAAAAGCGACGACCGATCGCATCCCCATGAACCGTATGGGGCAGCCTGAGGATATCGCCGCCGCCTGTGTCTATCTCAGCTCCGATGAGGCAGGCTATGTGACCGGGCAGACCCTGCATGTGAATGGCGGGATGGCCATGATGTAG
- the fabD gene encoding ACP S-malonyltransferase has translation MTKSASPISYIFPGQGSQSVGMGVALRDHFPAAATVFEEADEALGRNLSRLMFEGPSEELTLTENAQPALLVVSIAALRALEAEGFGLGAVRSMAGHSLGEYTAYCAAGAIELADAVRLVRLRGEAMQAAVPVGEGKMAAVLGLDIETAAALAAEAGVEIANDNAPSQIVLSGRAAAIDAVCARAKEAGAKRAMLLAVSAPFHSSLMAPAAERMAEALAKTFFQPPKVPVYSNVLTTPPAGEEAIKRSLVDQVTGRVRWVETISQMAEDGTETFIEVGPGKVLSGLVKRIAKSATALSFGEPDDIETLRDRLGH, from the coding sequence ATGACGAAGAGCGCCTCGCCGATCAGTTATATCTTTCCCGGCCAGGGAAGCCAAAGCGTAGGGATGGGGGTCGCATTGCGTGATCATTTCCCGGCGGCGGCCACTGTGTTCGAGGAGGCCGACGAGGCCTTGGGCAGGAATTTATCCCGGCTGATGTTTGAGGGGCCGTCGGAGGAGCTGACCCTGACGGAGAATGCCCAACCTGCGTTGCTGGTCGTGTCCATTGCCGCGCTGCGGGCCCTTGAGGCGGAAGGCTTCGGCCTCGGGGCGGTGCGGTCGATGGCGGGCCATTCACTGGGGGAATATACCGCCTATTGCGCCGCCGGGGCGATCGAGCTTGCCGATGCTGTCCGCCTGGTGCGGCTTCGGGGGGAAGCGATGCAGGCGGCTGTGCCGGTGGGGGAGGGCAAGATGGCGGCGGTGCTGGGTCTTGATATCGAGACCGCCGCGGCGCTGGCCGCCGAGGCCGGCGTTGAAATTGCCAATGACAATGCTCCCTCACAAATCGTTCTTTCCGGTCGGGCGGCGGCCATCGACGCCGTTTGCGCCAGGGCGAAGGAGGCCGGGGCCAAGCGGGCCATGCTCCTGGCGGTCTCGGCGCCGTTTCATTCGAGCCTGATGGCACCCGCCGCTGAGCGGATGGCCGAAGCCCTGGCCAAGACGTTTTTTCAGCCCCCGAAGGTGCCGGTCTATTCGAATGTATTGACCACGCCGCCCGCGGGGGAGGAGGCGATCAAGCGCTCTCTCGTCGATCAGGTGACCGGTCGCGTGCGCTGGGTGGAAACCATCTCGCAGATGGCCGAAGATGGGACGGAAACCTTCATTGAGGTCGGACCGGGAAAAGTGTTGTCTGGGCTGGTCAAGCGCATCGCCAAATCGGCAACCGCGCTTTCCTTTGGGGAGCCTGACGACATCGAGACCCTGAGAGATCGTCTGGGACATTAG
- a CDS encoding ABC transporter ATP-binding protein produces MPFRYFENMVDPFADHPVEAPPRQLAAFIWHYARPFKWVFLASLILAVMVAAIEVVAFSLIGQIVDWAAASSPDRFWADHGVKILLVCTLIGIIWPLIGFVEELLQLQGILGNMAMQIRWRGHRYLLRQSTTFFADDFAGRISTKLMQSAIGVRDVCLKVGNLFVYMGVYLLTTLALFIGNDWRLAIPLVLWVVTFGMTLRLFLPRLKTWSERQADARSTLTGRIVDSYTNIHTVKSFGSLKAEERYAQEGMASMLSDVYGSLRVSTTMSSALQAINDLFIAATLLTGIFLWTGGQVSIGAVAFSSAIALRMKGQATYFLWEAAFLFEHLGAASDGMKTLANGIAVTDHTDAVPLQRAEGDVVFDHVQFSYGKGGGRGPVIHDLSLTVRQGERIGLVGRSGAGKTTIVNLLLRLYDVEAGRITIGGQNIAEVEQESLRQHIGVVSQDTSLLHRSIRDNIRYGRPEADDDAIIAAAQRAQAWDFIQGLVDKKGRRGLDAHVGERGVKLSGGQRQRIAIARVLLKDAPILVLDEATSALDSEVEAVIQDRLDSLMAGKTVIAIAHRLSTIAAMDRLIVLDKGRIVEQGTHAELVATDGLYASLWSRQSGGFLAEGGETPQEEAAISDDRQSTEM; encoded by the coding sequence ATGCCGTTCCGTTATTTTGAAAATATGGTCGATCCGTTTGCCGACCATCCTGTCGAGGCGCCGCCGCGCCAATTGGCGGCTTTTATCTGGCACTATGCGCGTCCCTTCAAATGGGTCTTCCTTGCAAGCCTCATTCTTGCCGTCATGGTCGCGGCGATCGAAGTCGTCGCGTTCAGCCTTATCGGTCAGATCGTCGACTGGGCGGCGGCGAGCAGTCCCGACCGGTTTTGGGCGGACCACGGGGTCAAGATTCTTCTCGTCTGTACCCTGATTGGTATAATCTGGCCCCTGATCGGTTTTGTCGAGGAATTGCTGCAACTTCAGGGCATCCTCGGTAATATGGCGATGCAGATCAGGTGGCGGGGTCACCGCTATCTCCTACGTCAGTCGACGACCTTTTTCGCGGACGACTTTGCCGGGCGGATCTCGACCAAACTGATGCAGAGTGCCATCGGCGTCAGGGATGTCTGCCTCAAAGTGGGCAATCTCTTCGTCTATATGGGGGTCTATCTCTTAACGACGCTCGCGCTGTTCATCGGCAATGATTGGCGGCTGGCCATCCCACTGGTCCTATGGGTCGTGACCTTCGGAATGACCTTGCGACTCTTCCTGCCGCGCCTCAAAACCTGGTCGGAACGCCAGGCCGATGCCCGATCGACGCTGACCGGCCGTATCGTCGATTCCTATACGAATATTCATACCGTCAAGAGTTTCGGGTCGTTAAAAGCCGAAGAGCGCTATGCCCAAGAGGGCATGGCCTCAATGCTGAGCGATGTTTACGGATCCCTCCGCGTGTCGACCACCATGTCGAGCGCCCTACAGGCGATCAACGACCTCTTCATTGCCGCCACCCTTCTGACCGGCATTTTCCTATGGACCGGGGGGCAGGTCAGCATCGGGGCGGTGGCTTTTTCGAGCGCCATTGCGCTGCGCATGAAAGGGCAAGCCACCTATTTCCTCTGGGAGGCGGCGTTTCTCTTCGAACATCTTGGGGCCGCGTCGGACGGGATGAAAACCCTCGCCAACGGGATCGCCGTGACGGACCACACTGACGCCGTCCCGCTGCAGCGGGCGGAGGGCGATGTTGTTTTCGATCATGTGCAGTTTTCCTACGGAAAGGGCGGCGGCCGCGGTCCTGTGATTCATGATCTCTCCCTCACCGTTCGTCAGGGGGAGCGGATTGGCCTTGTCGGTCGATCAGGGGCGGGAAAGACGACCATCGTCAATCTCTTGCTTCGTCTCTATGATGTCGAGGCCGGACGCATCACCATTGGCGGCCAAAATATCGCCGAGGTCGAGCAGGAAAGCTTGCGCCAACATATTGGCGTGGTCAGCCAGGACACCTCCCTCCTCCACCGCTCCATTAGGGACAATATCCGTTATGGGCGCCCGGAGGCGGACGACGACGCGATCATCGCCGCCGCGCAACGCGCCCAAGCGTGGGACTTTATCCAGGGTCTTGTCGATAAAAAGGGGCGGCGTGGGCTCGACGCCCATGTGGGCGAGCGGGGGGTTAAATTGTCCGGCGGCCAGCGCCAGCGGATCGCCATTGCACGGGTACTCCTGAAGGATGCGCCTATTCTCGTGCTCGACGAAGCGACGTCGGCCCTCGACTCCGAGGTTGAAGCGGTGATCCAAGATCGTCTCGACAGCCTGATGGCCGGGAAAACGGTGATCGCCATCGCCCACCGGCTTTCAACGATCGCCGCCATGGACAGGCTGATTGTGCTCGATAAAGGCCGCATCGTCGAGCAGGGTACCCATGCTGAGCTGGTCGCCACCGACGGTCTTTACGCGTCTCTTTGGTCACGTCAGTCGGGCGGCTTCCTCGCCGAGGGGGGGGAGACCCCTCAAGAGGAAGCGGCGATCAGCGACGATCGGCAATCAACTGAGATGTGA
- a CDS encoding FkbM family methyltransferase translates to MLSPKRLATKILDRTKLNMWAKLHHGPHLRVDMSNTVGRSIYLRHRYEPSIEQVVREMLTLGDTFLDIGANVGYFSAVAAGCVGPTGRVIAVEPNIALCKNIRDSISRNGWSNIEVLPMGVGANASFDVLRVQPSSGVSYVGTVEEAEDQAISVELIVVETIDSILAKLALDRPPKLIKIDVEGRERDALQGATALLGQRSTSFIVEHAARNQARFGVGEHEVAEIFRQFGYEPTAIGQSAIDWSRSDVLWQPAAH, encoded by the coding sequence ATGCTGTCACCGAAGCGGCTCGCCACGAAGATACTCGATCGGACAAAATTGAATATGTGGGCGAAGCTTCATCACGGACCGCATTTGCGCGTCGATATGAGCAACACAGTGGGCCGCTCGATCTATCTGCGGCACCGCTATGAGCCCTCGATCGAGCAGGTAGTACGGGAGATGCTCACCCTTGGGGATACGTTCCTCGATATTGGGGCCAATGTGGGCTATTTTTCGGCCGTAGCGGCCGGGTGCGTCGGGCCCACCGGGCGCGTGATCGCGGTGGAGCCGAACATTGCTCTGTGCAAGAACATTCGTGACAGCATATCGAGGAATGGGTGGTCGAATATCGAAGTTCTGCCGATGGGGGTCGGCGCCAATGCCTCTTTCGACGTCCTCAGGGTCCAACCCAGTTCCGGCGTGAGCTATGTCGGCACTGTTGAAGAAGCCGAGGACCAGGCCATTTCCGTTGAATTGATTGTGGTGGAGACAATCGATTCCATCTTGGCAAAGCTCGCCCTGGATCGTCCGCCAAAGCTCATCAAAATCGATGTCGAAGGCCGGGAGCGCGATGCCCTCCAAGGGGCGACCGCTCTCCTTGGTCAGCGTTCAACGTCGTTCATCGTCGAGCATGCCGCCCGCAATCAGGCGCGGTTCGGTGTCGGCGAACACGAGGTGGCGGAGATCTTTCGACAGTTTGGCTATGAGCCGACGGCGATCGGCCAGTCGGCCATCGATTGGTCACGCTCCGACGTCCTGTGGCAGCCCGCTGCTCACTGA
- a CDS encoding glycosyltransferase family 4 protein — translation MRRVFAYGYRPVFQRANTDISYMRSLSALSSFTALDVQTAASTVIDVTENARILSGAIGRRLGRGRYPTSFFSSAELAALQRIRRHTPWEVFYTNGRLPASDVLGPVIRFDYIHEPDEIDAPAKFMQDVEAKRAYARHCAGIQVATETQKRLFARIGIPEAKIFVVPFFLPQVSTLSETAVEAKHQDDRCLRIAFVGHQARRKGLPALLEALQAPHVSEIPWELTIVSKMLDGPVSLPQSDRISYHEQLPRDEVLSLFSRAHVLAVPSLRETFGLVYVEAMASGAVPILAAGPQQRELSAEGEVGFPVGPDPKAIAESLRLLGTNRSDRMRRAQKGRELFLSRYHPAVVAEAYRLMVERICQ, via the coding sequence GTGAGACGGGTTTTCGCCTATGGCTATCGGCCCGTATTCCAGCGGGCGAACACGGACATTTCCTATATGAGATCGTTGTCCGCTCTTTCGTCATTTACGGCGTTGGATGTTCAAACCGCCGCCTCGACCGTGATCGATGTCACTGAAAACGCGAGGATTTTGTCAGGGGCGATCGGTCGCCGGCTGGGACGGGGGCGCTATCCGACAAGTTTTTTTTCGTCTGCCGAACTCGCGGCTTTGCAGCGGATCAGACGGCACACGCCGTGGGAGGTGTTCTACACCAATGGCCGCTTACCGGCGTCCGACGTTTTGGGGCCAGTCATTCGCTTCGATTATATTCACGAGCCCGATGAAATCGACGCCCCCGCCAAATTCATGCAGGATGTCGAAGCAAAGCGCGCCTATGCGCGCCATTGCGCCGGTATTCAGGTGGCGACCGAAACGCAAAAGCGACTATTCGCCCGGATCGGTATTCCAGAGGCGAAAATATTTGTTGTTCCCTTCTTTCTGCCGCAAGTCAGCACGCTCAGCGAGACGGCGGTCGAGGCCAAGCATCAAGATGATCGGTGCCTCAGGATTGCCTTTGTCGGACACCAAGCCCGGCGCAAGGGGTTGCCCGCCTTGTTGGAGGCGCTGCAAGCCCCGCACGTATCGGAGATTCCGTGGGAATTGACGATTGTCTCGAAAATGCTCGATGGACCGGTTTCACTGCCCCAATCCGATCGTATTTCCTATCACGAACAGCTTCCCCGCGACGAGGTTCTCTCGTTATTTTCCCGTGCCCATGTGCTCGCGGTGCCCAGCCTTCGGGAGACCTTTGGCCTTGTGTATGTCGAGGCGATGGCGAGCGGCGCTGTCCCAATCCTGGCGGCCGGCCCCCAACAGCGTGAGCTGAGTGCAGAAGGGGAGGTTGGATTCCCCGTCGGTCCCGATCCCAAGGCCATTGCGGAAAGCCTCAGACTTCTTGGCACCAATCGCAGCGATCGGATGCGCAGGGCCCAGAAGGGAAGGGAGCTGTTCTTGAGCCGTTACCATCCGGCCGTTGTCGCCGAGGCCTACCGACTGATGGTTGAGCGTATTTGTCAGTAA